GTTGAGTTAGGGCATGACCACCCAAATATTCCCTTATAGTACTGCGTAAGACCGCCCGTCCGTCACCCATGCGAGAGTAGGGTGTCAGACCGCAGCCTTTAAGATGCAAATCTTGTAAATTATCATTACTATCTAGTACTTGGGCCATTAATAAGCCGCGACCATCACCCAATGGCCCCGCCCATTGACCGAATTGATGACCGGCATAGGCCATCGCCAAAGGTTCAAATTCGGCAGGTAGGTAATGACCACCGATAATATCAACCCAGCGAGCCATTAAATCGCTGTTTTCTGCCCAGCCTAATTGCTCTGCAACTTGAGTATTAAAATGACCGACACGTGGGTTATCAAGTGGTGTTGGCGGTTGCTTATGATGAAGACGTGGATCTAATTTGGCGTAGGTGTTTTGATAGCGCATATCAGGTATTTCCATTAAAACATAAGGTAGATAAAACCACTATAACATAGGCTTAATACGGCATCGAGCTACACTGTCACGGTCTTGTAATCTATTTTTTGTTAGCCTATTTTATACTGTTCTTTAACTTTTTTACCAAGCTCTAAACAAAAAAACCCCCTTCATCCATAGTAGATGAGGGGGAAGGAGAAACGTTGTAATAAGTACACTAATCCGACTGAGAACAGTAACGCTTAACTAAACAGTGACGTCTAGGTTCAGTCAGCTTTAAGCGGCTTTACTGCTCTGGCCGATAGAGCGGAACGCTGTTTTCAAGTTGTCATTATGCTCATGAATCTTTTGCTCGATCTTGGCATATTCAAACTTGAGGTTGTCATCGACTTCATGCAAACGGTCAGCGAACTCAGTCTTTTTCATTTCGATAGCTTTGGCTTTCAGCGCTTGCCATTCTTCAACCGTTTGGGTGAAGGCATCGTATTCAAATTTAATACGATCTTGGAAGCTTTGCATGGCATGAGGAATATCAATGCCATCCGCATTTGCCGTATCGATGTGTTGATGCGCTTGTTTGAACTGCATTTGTACTTCAGCATGCTTGATAGTGGTGTCATCAATAGTACGTAACTCAGTCGTTAAGCCCACTTTTGACAAACCAGCGATTAACCATTTAGTTGGATCATACTGCCACCATTTCACACCATTACGATAGTCATACTGGAAGAAGTGATGATAGTTATGATAACCCTCACCCCAGGTAAAGATCGCTAATATAGAGTTATCACGGGCACTGTTGGTATCGGTATAAGGACGCGTTCCAAACATATGACACAATGAGTTAATGAAGAAAGTGAAGTGATGGGTCAGTACCAAACGTAGCAAACCGGCCAGTACTAAGGTACCCCAAACGTCACCAATCAACCAACCAATGGCGGCTACTAAGCCGACGTTAGCCGCTACCACCCACAGACCATAATACTTATGCTGAATTTGTAAGGTTCTATCCTTGGTCAAATCAGGGATGTTTTTATAATCAAACTTACCACTAGGATAGTTGCGTAGCATCCAACCCACGTGACTGAACCAAAAGCCGCGCCGTGCTGAGTACGGGTCATTTAACTTGTGATCAACATGACGGTGATGGCTACGGTGCCCAGAAACCCAGTCAAACGCAGAGCCCTGTACCGCTAGTGTAGAGCCCAGTAATAGGAAGTTTTTGACTATCGGATGCGCTTTATAAGAACGATGCGACAATAGACGGTGATAGCCTGCAGTAATACTCATACCTGTATAGACCATCAAGACGCCGAATACGCCCCAAACGGGTGCGCTGACTTGATGGGTCATTAGATACCAAGGAGTAATGACTGCAGCAGCAAGCGGCGTGGCTACCAAGATCGCTGCGGGTATCCAATTAATCGGTGCTTTTGTGAACTCAAGTTCACGCACGTCGATGGTCTCGCTCATAGAGACATCGCCGCTCTTGGTAGAGGCAGACGAATTATTGGTATAGTCACTAGTGGCTGCGCGCTGCTCATTGAGTGCGTTATTCGCCTTGTTATCGTCGAACCGCGTTTTAAAGCGCGTCGCTTGAATAGTGGCATTCTGCACTAGTGTGCTGCCAGATTTGATAGCGAAACGTAAGCCTTTAAGCGGTAAGCCAAGTGCTTTTTTTGCAATCATATAATATCCCTAACGGTATTAACTTCAATACCCTATATTACATCAAAAAGAGAAGAAAGTGAACACCTATGCACTATAAAAA
The sequence above is a segment of the Psychrobacter sp. PL19 genome. Coding sequences within it:
- a CDS encoding acyl-CoA desaturase, with protein sequence MSETIDVRELEFTKAPINWIPAAILVATPLAAAVITPWYLMTHQVSAPVWGVFGVLMVYTGMSITAGYHRLLSHRSYKAHPIVKNFLLLGSTLAVQGSAFDWVSGHRSHHRHVDHKLNDPYSARRGFWFSHVGWMLRNYPSGKFDYKNIPDLTKDRTLQIQHKYYGLWVVAANVGLVAAIGWLIGDVWGTLVLAGLLRLVLTHHFTFFINSLCHMFGTRPYTDTNSARDNSILAIFTWGEGYHNYHHFFQYDYRNGVKWWQYDPTKWLIAGLSKVGLTTELRTIDDTTIKHAEVQMQFKQAHQHIDTANADGIDIPHAMQSFQDRIKFEYDAFTQTVEEWQALKAKAIEMKKTEFADRLHEVDDNLKFEYAKIEQKIHEHNDNLKTAFRSIGQSSKAA